Proteins from a single region of Caldisericia bacterium:
- the lysS gene encoding lysine--tRNA ligase → MEEREVRLKKLEELKSLGEDPYKTRFERTHSLKEIKDNYPSLEGKVVKVAGRVISKRLHGKASFSTIRDFSGTLQIYIRFDNVGEETYKFFKKFIDPGDFIGVEGDVFKTHTGEITINVRKLTLLSKSIRPLPEKYHGVKDVEVRYRKRYLDLIANPEVKEIFITRSKLIKTMREILESFGFIEVETPMLQPIPGGATAKPFVTYHNALDMNLYLRIAPELYLKRLIVGGFERIFEINRNFRNEGISTVHNPEFTMLELYWAYADYKDMMELTEKLISETVKRIKGSYICEFKGEKIDFSPPWRRFTYRELFEKATGEDIEKFKDIDFALSYLKKEGIELTRKPNFKNIVDEIFKEKVEGNLIQPTIIYDFPVEMSPLAKRKKDEPDWVERFEVFVGGMEIANAFSELNDPIDQKERFLAQAKEKAKGDEEAHFFDADYIEALEHGMPPTAGLGIGIDRLVMIVTGKDSIREVILFPQLRKKEE, encoded by the coding sequence ATGGAAGAGAGAGAGGTTAGATTAAAGAAATTAGAAGAGTTAAAGAGTCTGGGTGAAGACCCATATAAGACAAGATTTGAAAGAACTCACTCTTTAAAAGAGATAAAGGATAACTATCCTTCTCTTGAAGGAAAAGTTGTAAAAGTTGCAGGTAGAGTAATATCCAAGAGACTTCATGGTAAGGCAAGTTTTTCCACAATAAGGGACTTCTCTGGTACACTTCAAATATACATAAGGTTTGACAATGTGGGAGAGGAGACCTACAAATTCTTTAAAAAGTTTATTGACCCTGGAGATTTTATTGGTGTAGAGGGAGATGTATTTAAAACCCACACAGGTGAGATAACCATAAATGTAAGGAAACTAACTCTACTATCAAAATCTATTAGACCTTTACCTGAAAAGTATCATGGAGTAAAGGATGTAGAGGTAAGGTATAGAAAGAGATACCTTGATCTCATAGCAAACCCAGAGGTCAAAGAAATATTTATAACAAGAAGTAAACTTATTAAGACAATGAGAGAGATTCTTGAGTCCTTTGGTTTCATTGAGGTTGAGACACCGATGCTTCAGCCAATCCCTGGAGGAGCAACGGCGAAACCATTTGTGACATATCACAATGCCCTTGATATGAACCTATACTTAAGAATTGCACCAGAACTTTATCTAAAAAGGCTTATAGTCGGGGGATTTGAAAGGATATTTGAGATAAACAGAAACTTCAGAAACGAGGGAATATCAACTGTTCACAATCCAGAATTCACAATGCTTGAGCTCTACTGGGCTTATGCAGATTACAAAGATATGATGGAACTTACAGAGAAACTAATATCAGAGACTGTAAAGAGAATAAAGGGAAGTTATATATGTGAATTTAAAGGAGAAAAGATAGACTTCTCTCCTCCATGGAGGAGATTTACATACAGAGAACTATTTGAAAAAGCAACAGGAGAAGATATAGAGAAGTTTAAAGACATTGACTTTGCACTTTCTTATCTTAAGAAGGAGGGAATAGAGTTAACAAGAAAACCAAACTTTAAAAACATCGTTGATGAAATATTTAAAGAGAAGGTGGAGGGTAATCTCATCCAGCCTACAATAATATATGACTTTCCTGTTGAGATGTCTCCCCTTGCAAAGAGAAAAAAGGATGAACCAGATTGGGTGGAGAGATTTGAGGTATTTGTGGGAGGTATGGAGATAGCAAACGCCTTCTCAGAATTAAACGATCCCATTGATCAAAAGGAGAGATTCCTTGCACAGGCTAAGGAGAAGGCAAAGGGAGATGAAGAGGCGCACTTCTTTGATGCAGATTATATAGAGGCACTTGAACATGGTATGCCTCCCACTGCAGGACTTGGAATAGGAATTGACAGACTTGTTATGATAGTAACTGGAAAAGACTCCATAAGGGAAGTTATTCTATTTCCGCAGCTTAGAAAAAAGGAGGAATAA
- the trpS gene encoding tryptophan--tRNA ligase, whose amino-acid sequence MKRVVSGMRPTGKLHLGNYLGALKNWVSIQEKYDCYFFIADYHSLTTKYERTREIRSNLEEVVMDWLSAGLDPEKSVLYVQSGLPEIPTLHLLFSMIVPMPWLERNPTVKEMVRDLNLKENVGYGLLGYPVLQAADILIVKGEFVPVGKDQLPHLELTREIARRFNYLYGDLFPEPQPLLTETPIIKGIDGRKMSKSLGNQINLSDEKEEIESKIIRMVTDPEKIRKGDPGHPDVCSVFSYYKTLFPETAHTIKKECESGKRGCVQCKKELADRIYKKLEPLRERRVKFENNKKLLWDIINFGTEKARKIAKETVKKAKELIGIDYI is encoded by the coding sequence ATGAAGAGAGTGGTTTCTGGCATGAGGCCAACTGGAAAACTTCACCTTGGAAACTATCTTGGAGCACTGAAAAACTGGGTCAGTATTCAAGAAAAGTACGACTGCTACTTCTTCATTGCTGACTATCACTCCTTAACAACGAAGTACGAACGCACAAGGGAAATCAGATCAAATCTTGAGGAAGTTGTAATGGATTGGTTATCTGCTGGTCTTGATCCAGAAAAATCTGTTTTGTATGTTCAATCTGGTCTACCTGAAATTCCCACACTTCACCTCCTCTTTTCAATGATAGTTCCAATGCCATGGCTTGAAAGGAACCCAACGGTAAAGGAGATGGTTAGAGATCTCAACTTGAAGGAGAATGTGGGATATGGACTTCTCGGTTATCCTGTTCTTCAAGCTGCAGATATATTAATAGTAAAGGGTGAATTTGTACCTGTGGGTAAAGATCAACTTCCTCACCTTGAATTAACACGAGAGATAGCGAGAAGATTCAACTATCTCTACGGAGATTTGTTTCCTGAACCACAACCACTTTTAACAGAAACACCTATAATAAAAGGAATTGACGGAAGAAAGATGAGTAAGTCTCTTGGAAACCAGATAAATCTAAGTGATGAAAAAGAAGAGATAGAATCAAAGATAATAAGAATGGTTACAGATCCAGAAAAGATAAGAAAGGGTGATCCAGGGCATCCCGATGTATGCTCTGTCTTTTCATACTATAAAACCCTGTTTCCAGAAACTGCCCATACCATTAAAAAGGAGTGTGAATCAGGAAAGAGGGGTTGTGTTCAATGTAAAAAAGAGCTTGCAGATAGAATATACAAAAAACTTGAACCCTTAAGAGAGAGAAGGGTAAAGTTTGAGAACAACAAGAAACTTCTGTGGGATATAATAAATTTTGGGACAGAGAAGGCGAGAAAGATAGCAAAAGAAACAGTTAAGAAGGCAAAAGAACTCATAGGGATAGATTACATATGA
- a CDS encoding SoxR reducing system RseC family protein has product MKEIGKVLKTEGNFSIVEVGGKYCETCSLKGHCLLSAQREKKIKVKNLVNAKEGDIVIVNVPSKKYLSVTFVIYVLPIIFMLIGAYVGIKLGTILGIKDPNLSPIIFGFSFLFLSFILVRSLSNIINFRPEIEKVIEEYKS; this is encoded by the coding sequence ATGAAAGAAATTGGAAAGGTTTTAAAAACTGAGGGTAATTTTTCAATTGTAGAGGTTGGAGGGAAATACTGTGAGACCTGTTCTTTAAAAGGTCACTGTCTTTTATCAGCACAAAGAGAGAAAAAGATTAAGGTAAAAAATCTCGTAAATGCAAAAGAAGGAGATATTGTTATAGTGAATGTTCCGTCAAAAAAGTATCTATCAGTTACCTTTGTAATATATGTACTTCCAATAATTTTTATGCTTATAGGTGCGTATGTCGGAATTAAACTTGGGACAATACTTGGCATTAAAGACCCCAACCTATCACCAATAATTTTTGGATTCTCGTTCCTCTTTCTTTCATTTATCCTTGTGAGATCTTTATCAAATATTATAAATTTTAGACCCGAGATAGAAAAGGTTATTGAGGAATATAAAAGTTGA
- a CDS encoding DUF4388 domain-containing protein, with the protein MGIEGNIKDFPLTEVLNLLIFSNKSGILKIYGVSKGEKFNGEVYIVKGKIMDAKFNSKKGEEALFSILSLEDGNFNFEAKELNIKENIKTPMESLILEAIRRSDETKELYKKIPPTSTLLETNPNPPTKEFKLSSDEWVVLNLFKEKKTISEAIKESPLSEFKTVKAIYALLSLGLLIRSEREEIDISTIIPRRAPQPVRDALSILGFGGGRDRCSRFYAKVDGEKSLKEIKEELGMNDKEVLECFIKLLKETRIISNLSIDKLKFIEKRLKEG; encoded by the coding sequence ATGGGAATCGAGGGCAACATTAAAGATTTTCCTCTTACAGAGGTTTTGAATCTCTTAATATTTAGTAACAAGAGCGGAATATTGAAGATCTATGGAGTATCAAAAGGAGAGAAATTTAATGGAGAGGTATACATTGTCAAAGGGAAAATAATGGATGCAAAATTTAACTCCAAAAAAGGCGAGGAGGCATTGTTTTCCATCCTTTCACTTGAGGATGGAAACTTCAATTTTGAGGCAAAGGAACTTAATATAAAGGAAAATATAAAAACTCCTATGGAATCACTCATCCTCGAAGCTATAAGAAGGAGTGATGAGACAAAGGAGCTTTACAAAAAGATTCCCCCCACATCAACACTTCTTGAAACTAATCCGAACCCTCCAACAAAGGAATTTAAACTATCATCAGATGAATGGGTTGTACTAAATCTCTTCAAAGAGAAAAAAACCATAAGTGAAGCTATAAAGGAATCTCCCCTATCTGAATTTAAAACAGTTAAGGCAATCTATGCACTTCTCTCCCTTGGACTTCTTATAAGAAGTGAGAGAGAGGAGATAGATATATCCACGATCATTCCAAGAAGAGCCCCTCAACCTGTTAGAGACGCCTTATCCATACTGGGATTTGGTGGAGGAAGAGACAGGTGCAGCAGATTCTATGCAAAAGTTGATGGAGAAAAGAGTTTAAAAGAAATAAAAGAAGAACTTGGAATGAATGATAAGGAAGTTCTTGAGTGTTTCATAAAGCTTCTAAAGGAAACAAGAATCATATCAAATCTATCTATAGATAAGTTAAAATTTATTGAAAAGAGGTTAAAGGAGGGTTAA
- a CDS encoding DUF2007 domain-containing protein, with translation MKLKKLVAVDSLFTAELIEKFLEEQGIPVVIKRPDMFDNPYLGSTGPRELYVNELDFETAEKLLEESKIVENRDNLEE, from the coding sequence ATGAAATTAAAAAAATTGGTTGCTGTGGATTCATTGTTTACTGCAGAACTAATAGAGAAGTTCCTTGAGGAACAGGGGATACCGGTAGTGATAAAGAGACCAGACATGTTTGATAATCCCTACCTTGGAAGCACTGGTCCAAGAGAACTCTATGTTAACGAACTTGACTTTGAAACAGCAGAAAAACTTCTTGAGGAATCGAAGATAGTGGAGAATAGAGATAATCTTGAAGAGTAG